A single Lactuca sativa cultivar Salinas chromosome 8, Lsat_Salinas_v11, whole genome shotgun sequence DNA region contains:
- the LOC111881714 gene encoding uncharacterized protein LOC111881714 — protein MKFLLLLLALLLASSAILGAQGRVARKNLGIDFGGVGVGIGTGVGIGGSGSGSGAGAGSGSGSRSSSSSSSSSSSSSTSGNGGGDSEAGSSAGSSAGSSAGSHAGSGHRGGD, from the coding sequence ATGAAGTTCCTACTACTACTTCTAGCTTTGCTTCTTGCTTCTTCAGCCATTTTAGGTGCACAGGGCCGAGTTGCCCGCAAGAATTTAGGTATAGATTTTGGTGGCGTAGGGGTTGGTATCGGGACAGGTGTTGGCATCGGAGGCAGTGGAAGCGGTTCTGGAGCAGGGGCTGGATCTGGATCTGGTTCGagatcttcctcctcctcctcttcaAGCTCCTCTAGCTCAAGCACTAGTGGCAATGGAGGAGGTGATTCTGAAGCAGGGTCATCTGCAGGGTCATCTGCAGGATCATCTGCAGGCTCCCATGCTGGTTCAGGACACCGAGGTGGCGATTAA
- the LOC111881719 gene encoding putative glycine-rich cell wall structural protein 1, with product MAKMKAMSLASLLVLSTLVMVSESRVARKDLGLDLGGVGIGIGTGIGIGLGGGGSGSGSGAGAGSSGSSSSSSSSSSSSSGGGGGGAGSEAGSSAGSHAGSGSGGRGGGGGGGGGGGGGGGGGGGRGGGSGEGSGYGSGSGSGHGRGGGGDDRK from the coding sequence ATGGCGAAAATGAAGGCAATGAGCCTCGCTAGCTTGCTAGTACTTTCAACTTTAGTTATGGTGTCAGAGAGTCGGGTGGCGAGAAAGGACTTGGGTTTGGATTTGGGTGGAGTAGGTATAGGTATAGGTACTGGAATCGGTATTGGACTCGGAGGAGGTGGTTCAGGGTCTGGGTCTGGTGCAGGTGCAGGAAGCTCTGGTTCTAGCTCATCTTCCAGCTCCTCGAGCTCTAGTTCTTCCGGAGGAGGAGGGGGAGGAGCAGGCTCAGAAGCTGGCTCCTCTGCTGGTTCTCATGCTGGATCTGGTTCAGGAGGCCGGGGAGgcggaggtggcggcggcggcggtggtggtggaggtggaggtggaggcggtggaCGTGGAGGAGGGTCTGGTGAGGGAAGTGGCTATGGGTCTGGGTCTGGGTCTGGGCATGGGCGTGGAGGTGGTGGAGATGATCGCAAATAA